The genomic stretch GGAAACCGGCAAATACGAGTTAATCGCCGAATCTGTTGAAATTTTAAATACATCCAAAACTCCTCCTTTTACTTTGGATGAGTTTGATCCTTCTGGGGAAGAAATTCGATTGAAGTATCGTTATCTAGATATGCGCCGCGAAGAACTTCGTGACCGTTTGATTTTGCGTCACAAACTAACCTTTGCTCTGCGTGAATATTTGGACAGCAAATCCTTTTTGGAAATCGAAACTCCTATTTTAAATAAATCCACTCCCGAAGGAGCACGTGACTTTTTAGTTCCTTCTCGTTTGAATGCAGGTGAGTTCTATGCTCTCCCACAATCTCCGCAACTTTTCAAACAAATTCTGATGATTGGGGGAATGGAACGATACTTCCAAATTGTAAAATGTTTTCGAGATGAAGACCTACGTGCGGACCGCCAACCAGAATTCACACAGCTCGATATGGAATTTTCTTTTGTCACGGAAGACGATATCCGTTCTGAGATCGAAGCCATGTGGACTTTCGCATTAAAGAAAGTGTTTCAGTTAGAAGTGAACTCACCCTTTATGACCATGCCGTATCACGTTGCAATGGAAGAATACGGATCAGACAAACCAGACATTCGTTTTGGAATGAAACTTGTGAATGTGTCAGACATTGTAAAAGATGCTGATTTCCAAGTATTCAGTGCGGCTGTTTCAAGTGGCGGAGTGGTGAAAGCAATTTGTGTTCCTGGTGGTTCTGTGATTTCTAGAAAAGAAATCGAAGACCTGACCGCTTGGTTGTCACGGGACTTTCGTGCCAAAGGCCTTGCCTATATGAAACATGGGGCAAATGGACTCGAATCTACTATCACCAAACGTTTCACTCCCGAGGCACTCGCGGCAATTGCGAAAGCTGTTGGTTCGAAAGAAGGAGACATGGTTTTCTTTGGAGCCGATTCTTCTAAGATTGTGAATGCCTCACTCGGCGCTCTGCGTTTGAAATTATCGGATAAATATGATCCACCTAAGGTTCCTTATAGTTTCCATTGGGTTGTGGATTTTCCTATGTTTGAATTGGATGAAGCCACCAAAACTTGGACTTTCCTCCACCATCCTTTCACTTCGCCAAAAGAAGAAGACTTTGACAAACTAAGAGATTGGAAAGCTGGGAAATCAGTTGACCTTTCCACTATTGGTGCTAAAGCTTATGATCTAGTTTTGAATGGAACAGAAATAGGCGGGGGATCGATTCGGATTCACAATCCAGAAATTCAAAGCCTGGTTCTGGAAGCGATTGGAATTGGAGAAGACGATGCAAAATCCAAATTTGGATTTTTACTTGATGCCCTTTCTTTTGGAGCGCCACCTCATGGGGGGATTGCTTTTGGTGTGGATCGGATTATGATGTTACTCACGGGAGGAACTTCCATTCGTGATGTCATTGCTTTCCCAAAAACACAAAAAGGAACTTGTATGATGAGTGAAGCACCAGGGCCAGTCGAAGCAAAACAATTGGAAGAATTAAAACTCAGGGTAGTCACTATCTAATATGGATGAAAGTTTTACATTTCAGGAAGAATCCCTCTACCAAACGGTTTGCGGGATTGGAGACAGCAAACTCCCGTTATGGGAAAGTAGACTCAATGTAAAACTCATCCCCAGAGGAAAATCTCTCATCATCCAAGGAAGCGAGGACCAAGTCCAAGTTGCCTTGGATACCTTTCACAAAGTGGAAGAAAATTTCAAACGTAGACCTGACAAAGCAGAGTATTCTTTTTTTGATATAGATTACTTAGTGAATAAAGTAAAAGACTCGAGTGGAGGTTGGCCCACGCCTGGTTCTTCTGACTTCCAAAAGGAAGGGGAGAGCTGGACTCCGAGAGACAAAATCTTTGTTACCTTCAAAGGGAAACCCATCTTTCCTCGCACCAAAAACCAGGAAAGTTTTGTGGATAGCCTTCACAAAAACTACATTACCATTGCTATGGGACCTGCGGGAACTGGTAAAACATTTTTATCCATTGCGACTGCCTGCCGGATGATGCAAACAGGTGAGGTGGACCGACTCATCCTCACTCGTCCTGCCGTGGAAGCCGGAGAGAACTTGGGATTTTTACCGGGAGACTTAACCCAAAAAGTAAATCCTTATTTACGTCCCATCTATGACGCGTTACACGAATGTATTGGTTTTGAAAAGACTACGGAGTATTTGCAAGTGGGTAAAATTGAAATTGCTCCCATTGCTTTTATGAGAGGACGGACTCTTTCTCATTCCTTTATTATTTTAGATGAAGCACAGAACTGTACTTTGCCTCAATTAAAAATGTTTCTCACTCGTTTTGGCAAAAATTCAAAAATGGCAATCTCTGGAGATGCCACCCAAATTGACTTGGCCCATGGTCGGTCGGGACTGGAAAAAACTGTGTATACTTTACGAAATCTGAATGGAATTGAAACGATTTTCTTTGGAAGAGAAGATATTACGCGCCACCCTATCGTCGAATCTATTGTCAGACGATTCGAAGAGAACGAAAGTTTATTCTCCAAAAAACCATGAAAGCCATCTTAGATTCCTCCATGACCCAAGTGACAGACTTCCTAACAAAAGTTAGGCCAGTCTCT from Leptospira wolbachii serovar Codice str. CDC encodes the following:
- the aspS gene encoding aspartate--tRNA ligase, with protein sequence MNQWVSSEYKNRISATSVSDASVGKTLFLSGWAFRYRDQGGVIFIDLRDRSGILQIVARKEILGDDFSKVEKIRSEFVIAVKGKLSLRDAESINPKMETGKYELIAESVEILNTSKTPPFTLDEFDPSGEEIRLKYRYLDMRREELRDRLILRHKLTFALREYLDSKSFLEIETPILNKSTPEGARDFLVPSRLNAGEFYALPQSPQLFKQILMIGGMERYFQIVKCFRDEDLRADRQPEFTQLDMEFSFVTEDDIRSEIEAMWTFALKKVFQLEVNSPFMTMPYHVAMEEYGSDKPDIRFGMKLVNVSDIVKDADFQVFSAAVSSGGVVKAICVPGGSVISRKEIEDLTAWLSRDFRAKGLAYMKHGANGLESTITKRFTPEALAAIAKAVGSKEGDMVFFGADSSKIVNASLGALRLKLSDKYDPPKVPYSFHWVVDFPMFELDEATKTWTFLHHPFTSPKEEDFDKLRDWKAGKSVDLSTIGAKAYDLVLNGTEIGGGSIRIHNPEIQSLVLEAIGIGEDDAKSKFGFLLDALSFGAPPHGGIAFGVDRIMMLLTGGTSIRDVIAFPKTQKGTCMMSEAPGPVEAKQLEELKLRVVTI
- a CDS encoding PhoH family protein — translated: MDESFTFQEESLYQTVCGIGDSKLPLWESRLNVKLIPRGKSLIIQGSEDQVQVALDTFHKVEENFKRRPDKAEYSFFDIDYLVNKVKDSSGGWPTPGSSDFQKEGESWTPRDKIFVTFKGKPIFPRTKNQESFVDSLHKNYITIAMGPAGTGKTFLSIATACRMMQTGEVDRLILTRPAVEAGENLGFLPGDLTQKVNPYLRPIYDALHECIGFEKTTEYLQVGKIEIAPIAFMRGRTLSHSFIILDEAQNCTLPQLKMFLTRFGKNSKMAISGDATQIDLAHGRSGLEKTVYTLRNLNGIETIFFGREDITRHPIVESIVRRFEENESLFSKKP